One genomic segment of Erythrolamprus reginae isolate rEryReg1 chromosome 2, rEryReg1.hap1, whole genome shotgun sequence includes these proteins:
- the MACIR gene encoding macrophage immunometabolism regulator isoform X2, with the protein MEVDINGEARSMLASFPLPIAEVSATSKTDNEKPRCSSTPCSPMRQTVSGYQILHMDSNYLVGFTTGEELLKLAQKCTVEEQNKVEMIGPTLRSKQLDSGLSRSSRVCKARSRYYQPYEIPAINGRRRRRMPSSGDKCSKPLPYEPYKAFHGPLPLCLFKGKRAHSKSLDYLNLDRMNIKEPADTEVLQYQLQHLTLRGDRMFARNNT; encoded by the coding sequence ATGGAAGTTGACATTAATGGAGAGGCCAGATCTATGCTAGCCTCTTTCCCCTTGCCTATCGCCGAAGTGAGTGCTACAAGCAAAACAGACAACGAGAAACCTCGCTGCTCCAGCACCCCATGCTCACCAATGCGCCAGACTGTTTCAGGTTACCAAATCCTCCACATGGATTCTAACTATTTGGTTGGTTTCACTACTGGAGAGGAGCTCCTGAAATTAGCTCAGAAGTGCACTGTAGAAGAACAGAATAAAGTTGAAATGATAGGGCCTACTTTGCGCTCCAAACAGCTTGATTCAGGACTTTCTCGTTCTTCCCGAGTGTGCAAAGCCAGAAGCAGATATTACCAGCCTTACGAGATCCCAGCAATCAATGGCCGTAGAAGGCGACGGATGCCCAGCTCAGGGGATAAATGCAGCAAGCCACTACCTTATGAACCATACAAGGCATTTCATGGTCCTTTGCCTCTCTGCCTTTTCAAAGGTAAAAGAGCTCACTCAAAATCCCTAGACTACCTCAATTTAGACAGAATGAACATCAAGGAACCGGCTGATACAGAAGTGCTTCAGTATCAGCTCCAGCACCTCACCCTGAGAGGGGACCGTATGTTTGCTAGGAACAACACATGA
- the MACIR gene encoding macrophage immunometabolism regulator isoform X1, producing the protein MGGCKVVGFLLKMEVDINGEARSMLASFPLPIAEVSATSKTDNEKPRCSSTPCSPMRQTVSGYQILHMDSNYLVGFTTGEELLKLAQKCTVEEQNKVEMIGPTLRSKQLDSGLSRSSRVCKARSRYYQPYEIPAINGRRRRRMPSSGDKCSKPLPYEPYKAFHGPLPLCLFKGKRAHSKSLDYLNLDRMNIKEPADTEVLQYQLQHLTLRGDRMFARNNT; encoded by the exons ATGGGCGGTTGTAAG gttGTTGGATTCTTACTTAAAATGGAAGTTGACATTAATGGAGAGGCCAGATCTATGCTAGCCTCTTTCCCCTTGCCTATCGCCGAAGTGAGTGCTACAAGCAAAACAGACAACGAGAAACCTCGCTGCTCCAGCACCCCATGCTCACCAATGCGCCAGACTGTTTCAGGTTACCAAATCCTCCACATGGATTCTAACTATTTGGTTGGTTTCACTACTGGAGAGGAGCTCCTGAAATTAGCTCAGAAGTGCACTGTAGAAGAACAGAATAAAGTTGAAATGATAGGGCCTACTTTGCGCTCCAAACAGCTTGATTCAGGACTTTCTCGTTCTTCCCGAGTGTGCAAAGCCAGAAGCAGATATTACCAGCCTTACGAGATCCCAGCAATCAATGGCCGTAGAAGGCGACGGATGCCCAGCTCAGGGGATAAATGCAGCAAGCCACTACCTTATGAACCATACAAGGCATTTCATGGTCCTTTGCCTCTCTGCCTTTTCAAAGGTAAAAGAGCTCACTCAAAATCCCTAGACTACCTCAATTTAGACAGAATGAACATCAAGGAACCGGCTGATACAGAAGTGCTTCAGTATCAGCTCCAGCACCTCACCCTGAGAGGGGACCGTATGTTTGCTAGGAACAACACATGA